DNA sequence from the Candidatus Omnitrophota bacterium genome:
GAAGATTTTATGATTCAGCTTACCGATAAAGAATTAGATTTTGTGGTATCGCATTTTGCGATACCATCGAAAAAATATTTTGGAGGCTATTTGCCTTATGTTTTTACTGAGCAGGGTGTATCTATGTTGTCCAGCGTATTGAACAGCGAAAGGGCGATAATGGTCAATATCAGCATAATGCGGGTTTTCTCAAAACTTAAACAGTTGGCTCTCAGTCACAGCGAATTATTGAGAAAAGTGGAATCGCTGGAAAGAAAATACGGCGAACATGATAAAAAGATAGAGGTCATATTCGTGACGCTGAAAAAGATGCTGACTTTGCCTGAGCCGAAGAAGACGGGGAAAATGGGATTTTGAAAAATGAATAAATTAAACGAAACCGGAACGGGGCGTCTTTTAAAACTCATACTTGCCGAAGGCGAAGGATACCGCATAGAATTTAAGGAAAATCTTTCAAACATTGACAGAGAGCTTGTAGCTTTCGCGAATTCATCGGGAGGTAAAATATTCTTCGGTATCTCCGACAGCGGCGAAAGGAAGGGGCTGAAAATAACAAACAAGCTGAAATCTCAGATTCAGGACACGGCTAACAACTGCCAGCCGCCTGTCAAAATTCTTTTTGAAGAACACGGGAATATTCTGATAGTTGAAGTGCGCGAAGGAGAGGATAAACCCTGCAAATGTTCATCCGGTTTTTATACGAGAGTCGGGCCCAATTCACAGAAACTTAGCCGGAATGAAATTGTTGAGTTTTTTAAATCGGAAGGGAAAATCAGGTTCGATGAACTTGTTAATCTGAAATTTGATTATAAAAAACATTTTGATTCAAAAAAACTTGACAGATTTCTTCGCATGGCGGGTATCACAAATCTTTTAAACATACCGTCCACTCTCGTCAATTTGGGAGTTGCGGAGAAACAGGAAGGCAAATTGCTTTTTAATAATACAGGGATATTGTTTTTCTCAAAAAATCTTTCCGATATTTACTTTCATACCGCCGTAACCTGCGCTCTTTACAGAGGCAGGGAAAAAGTGGAAGTTTTGGATCGCAAGGACTTCAATGAGGATATAGTCAGCAACATAGACGATGCGATGAATTTTCTCAAGAAACATATTCCTGTCCGATATGAAATGACCGGAAGTCCGGCAAGAAGAGAAGTGCCGGAAATTCCTTTTGACGCATTGAGAGAAGCGGTAATAAACGCTGTCGCTCATCGGGACTATTTTGAAAAGGGTTCAAATGTGATGGTGGAAATGTTCGAAGACAGAATAGAGATAACAGATTTCGGCGGGCTGCCGAAGGGGCTGAAACCTGAGGACTTCGGCAAAAAGAGCGTTTTAAGAAATCCCCGAATAGCCGACCTTTTAAACAAGATTGAATACATTGAAAAAATGGGCACGGGGATAAGGAAAATGAGAAATTTGATGAAAGAAGCGGGATTAAAACCGCCGAAGTTTGAATTCACCACCTTTTTTACGGCAACTTTTTTAATGCCGGAACTATTGAAAATAAAAGGGGCGGAAAAGGGGCAGAAAAGTTCCCAGGAAAGTTCCCAGAAAAGTTCCCAGAAAATTTTGGGACTAATGCGGGCAAATCATTCAATTACAATCCGGGAATTATCCCAAAAACTGCATATAACTGATAGAGCGGTAAAAAAGAATATCAGCAAATTAAAATTAGAAATGGAACTCCGCAGGATTGGGCCCGACAAAGGCGGGTATTGGGAAATTCTAAAAAAATGAATAAATTAACCGAAAGCAGAACGAGGCGTCTTAAAGAGGAGAAATCAATGCCTGATTTAGTGCCGGTCGAAATAATCGCGAATAAGATTCTTTTGATTCGCGGGCAGAAGGTGATGATAGACAGAGATCTGTCAAAATTATACGGTGTGACTACAGGGAATTTAAATCTTGCGGTCAGGAGAAACATAGAACGCTTTCCGGAAGATTTTATGTTTCAACTTACCAA
Encoded proteins:
- a CDS encoding ORF6N domain-containing protein codes for the protein MSDLVPIEIIANKIFLIRGQKVMLDRDLAELYGVKSIRLREQVKRNIKRFPEDFMIQLTDKELDFVVSHFAIPSKKYFGGYLPYVFTEQGVSMLSSVLNSERAIMVNISIMRVFSKLKQLALSHSELLRKVESLERKYGEHDKKIEVIFVTLKKMLTLPEPKKTGKMGF
- a CDS encoding HTH domain-containing protein; amino-acid sequence: MNKLNETGTGRLLKLILAEGEGYRIEFKENLSNIDRELVAFANSSGGKIFFGISDSGERKGLKITNKLKSQIQDTANNCQPPVKILFEEHGNILIVEVREGEDKPCKCSSGFYTRVGPNSQKLSRNEIVEFFKSEGKIRFDELVNLKFDYKKHFDSKKLDRFLRMAGITNLLNIPSTLVNLGVAEKQEGKLLFNNTGILFFSKNLSDIYFHTAVTCALYRGREKVEVLDRKDFNEDIVSNIDDAMNFLKKHIPVRYEMTGSPARREVPEIPFDALREAVINAVAHRDYFEKGSNVMVEMFEDRIEITDFGGLPKGLKPEDFGKKSVLRNPRIADLLNKIEYIEKMGTGIRKMRNLMKEAGLKPPKFEFTTFFTATFLMPELLKIKGAEKGQKSSQESSQKSSQKILGLMRANHSITIRELSQKLHITDRAVKKNISKLKLEMELRRIGPDKGGYWEILKK